Proteins from a genomic interval of Halomonas alkaliantarctica:
- a CDS encoding helix-turn-helix transcriptional regulator has translation MTVPRPLTRTRADLAAFLRMHREKIDPEEVGLPRGRRRRTPGLRREEVAALAGVGLTWYTWLEQGRDISVSATFLDNLSQALKLDAAERRHLFLLTHQRLPSELGKTWCSVPPLVQTLMDDLPTRPAYILNLRWDVLAWNGAADKLFNFSYHVPERRNMLWLLFTDPGMRQLLSPWEAQVSQMLSSFRRDFARAAQDPTIDELVEELTKVSPEFNQLWKTQEVNAPCQGVRHLHLEELGEVAFEHTTLTVDEERHLRLVYYAVKEADPQVAAFTRWVSDDKGAR, from the coding sequence ATGACCGTTCCACGGCCGCTGACTCGAACGCGGGCAGACTTGGCTGCGTTTCTACGCATGCACCGAGAGAAAATCGACCCAGAAGAGGTAGGGCTGCCGCGTGGCCGCCGAAGGCGTACGCCGGGGTTAAGGCGTGAAGAAGTCGCCGCTTTAGCAGGCGTGGGGCTGACTTGGTATACCTGGTTGGAGCAGGGCCGCGATATCAGCGTATCGGCCACGTTTCTGGACAACCTATCCCAAGCGCTGAAGCTGGATGCGGCTGAGCGCCGACATCTATTCTTGCTTACCCATCAGCGCTTACCCTCAGAGCTAGGCAAAACCTGGTGCAGCGTGCCGCCGCTGGTTCAAACGTTGATGGACGACCTGCCTACACGACCTGCGTATATCCTGAACTTGCGCTGGGATGTGCTGGCGTGGAACGGGGCGGCTGATAAGCTGTTCAACTTTTCTTACCATGTACCCGAGCGCCGCAATATGCTGTGGTTGTTATTTACCGACCCAGGTATGCGTCAGCTGTTATCACCCTGGGAAGCGCAAGTCAGCCAAATGCTATCAAGCTTTCGGCGCGACTTTGCACGAGCGGCGCAAGATCCCACCATTGATGAGCTTGTCGAAGAGTTAACCAAGGTATCGCCGGAGTTTAACCAGTTGTGGAAAACCCAGGAGGTTAACGCCCCTTGCCAGGGAGTACGTCATCTTCACCTTGAGGAATTGGGCGAGGTAGCGTTCGAGCACACGACGTTAACCGTTGATGAAGAGCGCCACTTACGGTTGGTTTATTATGCCGTAAAGGAGGCGGATCCTCAGGTCGCTGCTTTTACCCGCTGGGTGAGTGACGACAAAGGCGCGAGGTAA
- a CDS encoding LysR family transcriptional regulator, which yields MKSTLEEQKAFVTVVDSGSITGAAERLGMTVSGVSRTLNRLEQKLGATLLRRTTRRLELTEEGETFLNHCRHILAAVEEAEEAMLDRHNQPQGRLRVNAAPSFMQFVIVPVISEFRSRYPGITLELDTHDRFVDLLEQRVDLAIRIGKLEDSSLHARLLGYSPLRLLASRAYLERHGTPGSTSDLQDHSLLGFSQLDHLNRWPLCRADGQPLHITPTLAASSGSTLIELAIAGEGIVCLADFMTITPRYNGTLVDVLPDCIEIQTQAVNAVYYRQTTLSQRTRLFMEFLAEQLPGRYLQG from the coding sequence ATGAAAAGCACTCTTGAAGAACAAAAAGCATTTGTGACAGTCGTGGATAGCGGCTCTATCACCGGTGCCGCTGAGCGGCTTGGCATGACCGTTTCCGGGGTTAGCCGTACGCTTAACCGTCTGGAGCAAAAACTTGGCGCCACGCTATTACGTCGCACAACGCGCCGCTTGGAACTTACCGAAGAGGGCGAAACGTTTCTTAACCACTGCCGCCATATTCTGGCTGCCGTTGAAGAAGCCGAAGAGGCAATGCTGGATCGTCACAACCAGCCCCAAGGCAGACTGCGAGTTAACGCCGCCCCCAGTTTTATGCAGTTCGTGATTGTGCCGGTGATTAGTGAATTCCGCTCTCGATACCCAGGTATCACACTGGAGCTCGATACCCACGACCGCTTTGTCGATCTACTGGAGCAGCGGGTAGATCTAGCTATCCGCATAGGCAAATTGGAAGATTCATCGCTACACGCCCGCCTCCTTGGCTATAGCCCGCTGCGCCTTCTGGCCAGCCGCGCCTACCTTGAACGCCACGGCACGCCCGGAAGCACCAGCGATCTTCAAGATCACAGCTTGCTAGGCTTCAGCCAGCTTGATCATCTCAACCGTTGGCCACTGTGCCGCGCCGATGGCCAACCTTTACATATCACCCCAACGCTGGCGGCTTCCAGCGGAAGTACGCTAATTGAGCTGGCCATTGCAGGAGAAGGCATCGTTTGCCTTGCCGACTTTATGACCATCACTCCCCGTTACAACGGCACACTGGTGGATGTATTACCCGACTGCATAGAAATACAGACCCAAGCTGTGAACGCCGTTTACTACCGCCAAACCACGCTTTCCCAGCGCACCCGGCTGTTTATGGAGTTTTTAGCTGAACAACTGCCGGGGCGGTATTTGCAAGGGTGA
- a CDS encoding Rrf2 family transcriptional regulator — protein MRTDSRLSRMLHVLLHIAREPQPITSEQIGAMLGTNGAVVRRTMAGLRKAGYVTSEKGHNGGWRIACDLHSVTLLDIHNAVGGPRIFAIGTDRDNPDCAVEQVVNAALFDAMREAEALLIARLGAVTLAELATQFDDIATRKGYQLPTP, from the coding sequence GTGAGAACAGATAGCCGCCTCTCTCGTATGCTGCATGTGCTGCTGCACATCGCGCGGGAACCCCAACCGATTACTTCTGAACAGATTGGTGCCATGCTGGGCACCAATGGTGCTGTGGTGCGGCGGACTATGGCGGGCCTTCGTAAGGCGGGCTATGTAACGTCTGAGAAGGGGCATAATGGTGGCTGGCGCATCGCCTGTGATTTGCACAGCGTAACGCTGTTGGACATACACAACGCCGTGGGCGGGCCGCGCATTTTCGCCATTGGCACCGACCGTGATAACCCGGACTGCGCGGTAGAACAGGTAGTGAATGCAGCGCTTTTTGATGCCATGCGTGAAGCGGAAGCGCTACTAATCGCCCGCTTGGGAGCGGTAACGCTGGCAGAGCTTGCCACTCAGTTTGACGATATTGCGACGCGCAAAGGCTACCAACTGCCGACACCTTAA
- a CDS encoding LysR family transcriptional regulator gives MLDRLTSMAIFVRAADLGSFTAAAAEFGLSTQMVSKHIMALEQQLGSRLLHRTTRKQSLTEIGYLYHERCQAILADVEAAETLTKQARAAPRGRLRINAPVTFGSQRLVPLVTRYLREYPEVEVDLTLSDRLVDPIEEGYEAVIRLGPINDSTTLVARPLAPYQLIACASPAYLSEHGEPETPADLVKHECLGFAYWFGTLGRKWRFSRDNCNFDASVNGRLQINDWKGLLRAALEGFGITLGYESALTEELSAGRLVRILPDYEGPSRPMHLLYAADQRMTPKLRHFIDDVVATFA, from the coding sequence ATGCTGGATCGGCTAACGAGCATGGCTATTTTTGTGCGGGCTGCCGATCTTGGCTCCTTCACGGCCGCCGCCGCAGAATTCGGCCTATCAACGCAGATGGTTTCCAAACACATTATGGCCCTGGAGCAGCAGCTTGGGTCGCGGCTATTGCACCGCACCACACGCAAACAGAGCCTGACCGAAATCGGATACCTCTATCACGAACGATGTCAGGCCATCCTCGCGGACGTCGAGGCGGCCGAAACGCTAACCAAGCAGGCACGGGCTGCCCCCCGGGGTCGCCTCAGAATCAACGCGCCCGTCACGTTTGGCAGTCAAAGACTGGTTCCACTGGTTACCCGCTACCTTCGCGAGTACCCAGAGGTGGAGGTCGATCTCACATTGTCGGACCGCTTGGTCGACCCTATCGAGGAAGGTTACGAAGCTGTCATTCGCCTTGGGCCAATCAACGACAGCACCACACTGGTGGCACGTCCGCTTGCCCCCTATCAGCTCATCGCCTGTGCCTCACCGGCCTATTTATCTGAACACGGTGAGCCTGAGACACCTGCGGACCTGGTCAAGCATGAGTGCCTGGGCTTCGCCTATTGGTTCGGCACTTTGGGCAGAAAGTGGCGCTTCAGTCGCGACAACTGCAATTTCGATGCTTCCGTGAACGGGCGGCTACAAATCAATGACTGGAAGGGGCTGCTTCGCGCAGCACTGGAGGGGTTCGGCATTACATTGGGCTACGAATCCGCACTGACTGAGGAGCTATCTGCCGGGCGGCTGGTGCGCATATTGCCAGACTATGAGGGGCCATCAAGACCCATGCACTTGCTCTACGCAGCCGATCAACGCATGACGCCGAAGCTACGCCATTTCATAGACGACGTTGTGGCCACGTTCGCTTAA
- a CDS encoding NADPH-dependent F420 reductase — protein sequence MQIGVIGAGFIGRAFARQAIAAGHDVMISNSRGPQTLSSIPPKIGAQIGTVHEAIGFGDIILIAIPFHQYANLPVESLHDKIVLDANNYYPDRDGAIPELDERRATTSGLLAQHLTGSNLVKAFNAILATDLEKGGQTLPSGNRRALPIAGDDEAAKELVARLVRQFGFEAVDAGSLAESWRFERAKPAYCIPFDREGLRQALDEAQPDIDMPEGSWRL from the coding sequence ATGCAGATCGGGGTGATTGGTGCGGGATTTATCGGACGAGCGTTTGCACGCCAGGCTATTGCGGCAGGCCATGACGTTATGATCAGTAACTCGCGAGGGCCGCAGACACTCAGCAGCATCCCGCCGAAAATTGGCGCACAGATCGGTACCGTGCATGAGGCCATCGGCTTCGGCGACATTATCCTGATCGCCATTCCCTTTCATCAATACGCGAATCTTCCAGTTGAGTCGCTACACGACAAAATCGTGTTGGACGCCAATAACTACTATCCAGATCGGGATGGAGCTATCCCGGAACTGGATGAGCGCCGGGCGACGACGAGTGGACTGCTGGCGCAGCATTTAACAGGCTCAAATCTCGTGAAGGCATTCAACGCGATCCTGGCCACCGATCTGGAGAAGGGCGGGCAGACGCTGCCTTCGGGAAACCGGCGCGCTCTACCAATAGCGGGAGATGACGAGGCGGCCAAGGAGCTAGTCGCAAGATTGGTGCGACAGTTCGGCTTCGAAGCAGTCGATGCCGGGTCGCTGGCGGAAAGCTGGCGTTTTGAGCGCGCCAAACCCGCTTACTGTATACCGTTTGATCGGGAAGGGTTGCGTCAGGCGCTTGATGAGGCTCAACCTGACATTGATATGCCGGAAGGATCATGGCGTCTGTAA
- a CDS encoding NAD(P)H-dependent oxidoreductase, with product MKILLINGGKAFAHSGGELNNTLHGVAVSTLQEMEYEVRETVVDQGYTLETEVQNYLWADTIVYQMPGWWMGTPWIVKRYIDEVFTEGHGSLYASDGRSRQDPTKQYGSGGLLQGRRYMLSLTWNAPLEAFDEPDNFFEGRGVDGVYFPFHKSQEFIGLEALPTFIANDVMKMPDVDRDKAAYRAHLRKVLG from the coding sequence ATGAAGATTCTATTGATTAACGGTGGCAAGGCGTTTGCCCACTCTGGCGGTGAGCTCAATAATACCCTGCATGGCGTGGCAGTAAGTACGTTGCAGGAAATGGAGTATGAGGTGCGCGAGACGGTGGTTGATCAAGGCTACACTCTTGAGACGGAAGTGCAGAACTACCTATGGGCAGACACCATTGTTTACCAGATGCCGGGTTGGTGGATGGGAACGCCCTGGATCGTTAAGCGCTATATCGATGAGGTGTTCACAGAAGGCCACGGTTCACTCTACGCCAGCGATGGCCGCTCGCGACAAGACCCCACTAAACAGTATGGCAGTGGCGGCTTGCTGCAAGGGCGCCGCTACATGCTGTCGCTGACCTGGAATGCTCCTTTGGAAGCCTTCGACGAGCCGGACAATTTCTTTGAAGGGCGTGGTGTGGACGGTGTTTATTTCCCATTCCACAAATCGCAGGAGTTTATCGGCCTAGAGGCATTGCCGACCTTTATCGCCAACGATGTGATGAAGATGCCGGATGTCGATCGTGATAAAGCGGCTTATCGTGCCCATCTTCGCAAAGTGCTTGGCTAA
- a CDS encoding FAD-dependent oxidoreductase, translating into MLATSELAMHHGLMLPDWGETTLFLNEAFEPSADQLAQLKARGTHIEYGTAARLVSQTGGGIELLMQDGRVFPLMGLFVAPRIHLGPLVAQLGCEIEESPMGSIVKTDVLQATSIKGVFACGDIARAAGSVTFAVADGAMAGLSTHRTLMFGI; encoded by the coding sequence GTGTTGGCAACCTCAGAACTTGCGATGCACCATGGCTTGATGCTGCCCGACTGGGGCGAAACCACGCTGTTTCTTAACGAGGCCTTTGAACCCAGTGCCGACCAACTGGCTCAGCTTAAGGCGCGCGGTACCCATATCGAATATGGCACCGCGGCACGACTAGTCTCCCAAACGGGGGGTGGAATTGAGCTGCTAATGCAGGATGGTCGGGTGTTTCCATTGATGGGCTTATTTGTCGCTCCTCGTATTCACCTTGGCCCGCTGGTAGCGCAGTTGGGCTGTGAGATTGAGGAATCTCCCATGGGCAGCATTGTTAAAACCGATGTGCTGCAAGCTACTTCAATTAAGGGGGTATTCGCCTGTGGTGATATTGCTCGCGCTGCGGGCTCGGTCACGTTTGCTGTTGCCGACGGTGCCATGGCGGGGCTTTCTACCCATAGAACGCTGATGTTTGGTATTTAA
- a CDS encoding LysE family translocator — translation MELVGFIAVVLLAYLIPGPDFLLVSRYAVQHKQLGFTAALGAQSGLCLHMLTAAMGLSAIAAQSAEFFIVIRWVGAAYLIWLGISVLRKSEQHQIVQDELQCEDACTGHRRAFVSGFLTNVLNPKAIVFFLSVLPQFMDPTADVVRQILILGVIDVVIGVLWWWGVVWLMQRVADTLRKPNIRQWWDRVTGGLMLGAGALLARNGVE, via the coding sequence ATGGAGTTGGTGGGGTTTATCGCTGTGGTACTACTGGCCTATCTAATTCCCGGGCCAGACTTTTTGTTAGTGAGCCGCTATGCCGTGCAGCATAAACAGCTAGGTTTCACCGCTGCTCTGGGTGCCCAGAGTGGTCTTTGCTTGCACATGTTAACGGCGGCTATGGGGCTTTCAGCCATCGCTGCGCAATCTGCAGAATTTTTTATAGTGATACGCTGGGTAGGCGCGGCGTATCTGATATGGCTAGGTATTAGCGTGCTGCGTAAAAGCGAACAACATCAAATTGTACAAGACGAACTTCAATGCGAAGACGCTTGCACAGGCCATCGCCGAGCCTTCGTGAGTGGTTTTCTGACCAATGTGCTCAACCCCAAGGCTATTGTCTTTTTTCTTAGCGTGTTACCTCAATTCATGGATCCAACCGCTGATGTCGTGCGTCAGATTTTGATCCTCGGTGTAATCGATGTGGTTATTGGTGTTCTTTGGTGGTGGGGTGTTGTCTGGCTAATGCAACGAGTCGCAGACACATTGCGCAAGCCAAATATTCGCCAATGGTGGGATCGGGTGACCGGTGGATTAATGCTTGGTGCTGGAGCTCTATTGGCACGCAATGGGGTAGAGTAA
- a CDS encoding MFS transporter, with protein MADQSRLSVYLVALGAFALGMASYVTAGLIPLIEGTFSVSSATAAQLVTAFTLAYGLGSPVVVALLPGKHQRMGLLLALAVFIVANIASALATSFISLAIWRAVAGVGAGVYLAMGIAASAAITAETHRGKAIAIIMGGMASGTVLGVPISLLLAERFGWESAMWLISALGLIAYVGLQVKLPALPSAPTLSLVRKLAILRSPHAMAILAVSLLGAVASLGMYTFIAPFMAATESGAVQSITGYLWVWGIGGVVGSFLIGPLVDRFIGPVITLAIMLLLLIALISLPLAASIHPLLTLLPIALWGAVGWALQVPQNNELVRTRQAHGDGHLAIALNESALYLGSAIGAALGGVLLAFNLPVSTLAIGAGAMAAAAAFVQLALVAHARYNMPSNMAG; from the coding sequence ATGGCTGACCAATCTCGTTTATCGGTATATCTCGTGGCACTAGGTGCGTTTGCACTTGGGATGGCCTCTTATGTCACTGCGGGGCTAATCCCTCTGATCGAAGGTACCTTTAGTGTCTCTTCGGCCACGGCTGCTCAGTTAGTAACGGCATTCACCTTAGCCTATGGCCTAGGTTCGCCTGTCGTCGTTGCTCTTCTGCCCGGAAAGCACCAGCGCATGGGCTTACTACTAGCGTTAGCTGTCTTTATTGTGGCCAATATCGCCAGCGCTCTGGCCACCAGTTTTATATCCCTCGCGATATGGCGAGCGGTCGCTGGCGTTGGTGCGGGGGTTTACCTTGCCATGGGAATTGCCGCCTCAGCCGCCATAACCGCGGAGACCCACCGCGGTAAAGCGATTGCGATTATTATGGGTGGCATGGCAAGCGGCACGGTACTGGGGGTGCCTATCAGCCTGTTGCTGGCGGAACGTTTCGGCTGGGAGTCCGCGATGTGGCTTATTTCAGCCCTTGGGTTAATCGCCTACGTGGGGCTCCAGGTAAAACTACCGGCGCTTCCATCCGCGCCAACGCTTTCACTTGTTCGCAAACTCGCTATTTTGCGAAGCCCTCATGCCATGGCCATACTGGCGGTTTCTTTATTGGGCGCCGTTGCCAGTTTGGGGATGTATACGTTTATCGCCCCGTTTATGGCGGCAACCGAGTCAGGCGCTGTTCAGTCGATTACCGGCTATTTGTGGGTATGGGGGATTGGGGGCGTCGTGGGCAGTTTTCTGATTGGGCCTCTGGTGGACAGGTTTATCGGCCCCGTGATAACTCTCGCAATCATGCTGCTACTTTTGATAGCACTTATCTCGTTGCCCTTGGCAGCGTCGATTCATCCTCTGCTGACGTTACTGCCTATTGCGCTTTGGGGCGCTGTGGGCTGGGCGCTTCAAGTGCCACAAAACAACGAGCTGGTTCGTACACGTCAAGCCCATGGCGACGGTCATTTGGCGATCGCACTCAATGAATCAGCGCTCTATCTAGGCAGTGCGATAGGCGCAGCATTAGGGGGCGTTTTGCTGGCCTTCAACCTTCCCGTGTCGACATTAGCAATCGGCGCGGGGGCCATGGCCGCAGCAGCGGCATTTGTGCAGTTGGCGCTAGTGGCTCACGCCCGGTATAACATGCCTTCAAACATGGCCGGGTGA
- a CDS encoding YoaK family protein — translation MLIKKKKARSHTEDRCLALVLATAAGILNAMALSAFGFLPSHMSGNASQMSTEVAHSDTSGLLFLAALLLAFVIGSMVARVAVVIGQKIRTIFCLILLAEGVALTAVSMFELLFYSTRFNAEVLVTLGFLMGVHNATSTQLSNGRVRSTHVTGTLTDAGIALGSFLSSLVARGEATDRRSCRKQLYTHLTTICSFLTGCIVGVALFDWFGFKAMLGLGGILIVVPLSAIVITVRTASKWVEARSS, via the coding sequence TTGCTGATCAAAAAGAAGAAAGCTCGCTCCCATACCGAAGACCGCTGCCTGGCACTGGTGCTAGCGACGGCTGCTGGTATTCTCAATGCCATGGCGTTGAGCGCCTTCGGTTTTCTTCCCTCTCATATGAGTGGTAACGCCTCACAAATGTCGACCGAAGTGGCCCACTCGGATACCAGTGGTTTGTTGTTTCTGGCAGCCCTACTGCTGGCATTCGTGATAGGCAGTATGGTCGCACGCGTTGCCGTGGTCATCGGTCAGAAGATCAGAACAATCTTCTGCCTGATTCTCTTGGCGGAAGGCGTGGCATTGACTGCTGTGTCTATGTTTGAACTGCTGTTTTACTCGACCCGCTTCAACGCCGAAGTGTTGGTCACTCTTGGCTTCTTGATGGGAGTACACAACGCGACTTCAACGCAACTCTCGAATGGAAGGGTGAGATCGACTCACGTGACCGGCACACTGACGGATGCTGGTATCGCATTAGGCTCGTTTTTATCATCCTTGGTGGCACGCGGTGAGGCGACCGACCGCCGCTCTTGCCGAAAGCAGCTCTATACTCATTTGACGACGATTTGTTCATTTCTGACTGGGTGTATCGTCGGTGTAGCGCTGTTTGATTGGTTTGGTTTCAAGGCGATGCTGGGGCTGGGGGGCATTTTAATTGTTGTTCCCTTGAGCGCGATTGTTATAACAGTGCGTACCGCAAGTAAGTGGGTGGAGGCCAGAAGTTCATAG